From the Candidatus Brocadia sp. genome, the window GATCAATAAGTCTCCCCGGTGTTGCAACCAGAATATGCACCCCCTCTTTAATCCTGGCAATCTGTGTCTGTTTGTCAAAACCACCATACACCGCATACGGAATCACTGCCGTCTGTGCCGCAATCTTTTGTATCTCTGCCACATACTGCATACATAATTCACGCGTCGGGACGAGCACAAGTCCCTGAATAGCGTTAAGGGCAGGATCGACTTTCTGAATAAGCGGGATCGCACAGGCGGCCGTCTTTCCTGACCCAGTCTCGGCAAGAGCACAAAGATCCTGCCCTGCGAAAATTACCTGATACGTCGCCTCCTGAATGGGG encodes:
- a CDS encoding DEAD/DEAH box helicase, whose protein sequence is MKFSELDLPSNILKALDKMGYDEMTPIQEATYQVIFAGQDLCALAETGSGKTAACAIPLIQKVDPALNAIQGLVLVPTRELCMQYVAEIQKIAAQTAVIPYAVYGGFDKQTQIARIKEGVHILVATPGRLID